GCAGGCCAGTCGCCACGCGGTCGCAACGACACGACGCTGACGACCAAGCCGCCGGACGAACCAATGACACGTCACACGCGATGCGGCCGACGGCCAGCGGGACCCGGTAGCGACCGCGATTCACGCGGGTTTTATTTCAATACGATGGAGGGACAGCCGTGAACATCGACGACCGGATCGAGCGACGGCTCGGCTACGACGTCGGGGCGGGGGTCCTCGTCGATATCGACGCCGTCTCGCCGGTGTCACACACCGACTCGCCGGTGGGGCGGGGGCCAGCGATAGAGCGGCTCCTCGACCTCTTCGAGCCGGCGTTTTCCGGCTCGCTCCCCGCGGACGCCTACATCCACGGGCCGAAGGGGTCGGGGAAGTCGGCGATCACGTCGGCGCTTTTCGACGGGCTCTCGTCGCACAGCGGCCCGCAGCGAGCGATCCAGACCTCGACGCGGGCAGTCGAGCCGACGCCGCCCGGATTCGTGTACGTCGACGCCAGACACGCGTCGACGCGGTTCCGGCTCTATCACGCCGCGTTCGCCGCGGTCAGCGACGACACCGTCCCCGAACACGGAATCGGGACGGACGAACTGGTCGAGGCGCTGCGGGGCGCCGTCGACGCCCGCCACGACCTCGTCGTCGCCGTCGACCACGTGAACGAGCCGGAGACGCCGAGCGCGACGACCGTCGTCGAGTGGCTCTCCGCCCTCAGCGACCGGATCGTGCCGGTGTGTCTGGGACGCGACCCGCCGGACGATATCGAGTGGGAGCCGAACGAGACGGTCCAGTTCGAGCCGTACCGTCGCCACGTGCTCGTCGAACTCCTGACGAGTCGCTGTTCGACCGGCCTCGGGCGCGACGCGCTCACGCACGACCAGATCCGAGAGGTCAGCGAGTGGGCCGACGGCGACGCCCACGACGCGCTGGCGGCCATCGCCGGCGCGGCGATCACCGCGGAGCGCGCACGCGCCTCCACCGTGCGCCCGGAGGACCTCGATACGGGCATCGAGGCGGTCCCGCGTCCTGGGGTCGTCCTCGGACGAGTCCTCGCGCTCTCGGAGAGCCGCGGGCGACTCCTCTACGAACTCGTGCGGCTCTCCGACGAGGAGCGCGCCTCGGTGAGCGCGGCGACGGAGACGATCGCCTCGCGCGAATCGGTCGACCTGTCGGCCTCGACGATCCGCCGGGTGCTCTACGAGCTCGCGGACACCGGGCTGCTCGAACGCGTGACCGCGAAGCGGAGCGACGGCAAGGGGCGACCGCCGAGCCGGCTCGTCCCGCGGTTCCCGACGCTCGTGTTCCGCGAGCT
This genomic window from Halorubrum sp. PV6 contains:
- a CDS encoding Cdc6/Cdc18 family protein; the protein is MNIDDRIERRLGYDVGAGVLVDIDAVSPVSHTDSPVGRGPAIERLLDLFEPAFSGSLPADAYIHGPKGSGKSAITSALFDGLSSHSGPQRAIQTSTRAVEPTPPGFVYVDARHASTRFRLYHAAFAAVSDDTVPEHGIGTDELVEALRGAVDARHDLVVAVDHVNEPETPSATTVVEWLSALSDRIVPVCLGRDPPDDIEWEPNETVQFEPYRRHVLVELLTSRCSTGLGRDALTHDQIREVSEWADGDAHDALAAIAGAAITAERARASTVRPEDLDTGIEAVPRPGVVLGRVLALSESRGRLLYELVRLSDEERASVSAATETIASRESVDLSASTIRRVLYELADTGLLERVTAKRSDGKGRPPSRLVPRFPTLVFRELFDRPTW